A portion of the Lolium rigidum isolate FL_2022 chromosome 1, APGP_CSIRO_Lrig_0.1, whole genome shotgun sequence genome contains these proteins:
- the LOC124672975 gene encoding 3-ketoacyl-CoA synthase 6-like: MSSAAQLKQLKPVYQCVVNNFLLVLAVPLAVAGVVSLARVGPEELLAKLQALRPVHVFLAAFLPAAAATLYLMMRPRSVYLVDYACFRTKPSGRVPFGTFLEHAKLVTFIEGASIDERSVRFMTRLLERSGLGEETCLPPAHHYIPPFRNLEASREEVELVIFSAIDDLLAKTGVKPQAVDFLVVNCSLFAPVPSFTDMIIHRYGMRSDVRNVHLSGMGCSAGLVSVGLARNFLQTAPRGSTALVVSTETITPNYYVGKERAMLLPNCLFRMGGAAALLSTSPAKARFRLARVVRTLTGAQDGAYRCVYQEEDEEGHRGINLNKDLMNIAGDALKANITAIGPLVLPASEQLLFALSFIARRVFGSKGIKPYLPDFRMAFEHFCIHAGGRAVIDELQKSLNLSDEHVEASRMALHRFGNTSSSSLWYELAYIEAKGRMRKGDRVWMIGFGSGFKCNSAAWECIEPARDAQGPWAECISRYPVDIPDVLKH, encoded by the coding sequence ATGAGTTCAGCAGCTCAGCTGAAGCAGCTCAAGCCGGTGTACCAGTGCGTGGTGAACAACTTCCTCCTCGTgctcgccgtgccgctggccgtCGCTGGCGTCGTCAGCTTGGCGCGAGTCGGGCCTGAGGAGCTTCTCGCGAAGCTGCAAGCGCTCCGGCCAGTGCACGTCTTCCTGGCCGCgttcctccccgccgccgcggcgACCCTGTACCTGATGATGCGGCCGCGGTCCGTGTACCTGGTGGACTACGCCTGCTTCCGCACCAAGCCCAGCGGCCGCGTCCCGTTCGGCACGTTCCTGGAGCACGCGAAGCTGGTGACCTTCATCGAGGGGGCATCCATCGACGAGCGCAGCGTCCGGTTCATGACGCGGCTGCTGGAGCGGTCGGGGCTCGGGGAGGAGACCTGCCTGCCCCCCGCGCACCATTACATCCCACCGTTCCGGAACCTGGAGGCGTCGCGCGAGGAGGTGGAGCTGGTCATCTTCTCCGCCATCGACGACCTGCTCGCCAAGACGGGGGTGAAACCGCAAGCCGTCGACTTCCTGGTGGTCAACTGCAGCCTGTTCGCGCCGGTGCCATCGTTCACGGACATGATCATCCACCGGTACGGGATGCGCAGCGACGTGCGCAACGTGCACCTCTCCGGGATGGGGTGCAGCGCCGGGCTGGTCTCCGTGGGGCTGGCGCGCAACTTCCTGCAGACGGCTCCCCGGGGCTCGACCGCGCTGGTGGTGTCCACGGAGACCATCACCCCAAACTACTACGTCGGGAAGGAGCGCGCCATGCTGCTGCCCAACTGCCTCTTCCgcatgggcggcgcggcggcgctgctgTCCACCTCCCCCGCCAAGGCCCGGTTCCGGCTCGCCCGGGTGGTGCGCACGCTGACGGGGGCCCAGGACGGCGCGTACCGGTGCGTgtaccaggaggaggacgaggagggtcACCGCGGCATCAACCTGAACAAGGACCTGATGAACATCGCCGGTGACGCGCTCAAGGCGAACATCACCGCCATCGGGCCGCTGGTGCTCCCGGCGTCGGAGCAGCTGCTCTTCGCGCTGTCCTTCATCGCGCGGCGCGTGTTTGGGAGCAAGGGGATCAAGCCGTACCTGCCCGACTTCCGCATGGCGTTCGAGCACTTCTGCATCCACGCTGGCGGCCGCGCGGTCATCGACGAGCTGCAGAAGAGCCTTAACCTTTCCGACGAGCACGTGGAGGCGTCGCGCATGGCGCTGCACCGGTTCGGCAACACGTCGAGCAGCTCGCTGTGGTACGAGCTGGCCTACATCGAGGCCAAGGGGAGGATGCGGAAGGGCGACCGCGTGTGGATGATCGGGTTCGGGTCAGGGTTCAAGTGCAACAGCGCGGCGTGGGAGTGCATCGAGCCGGCACGCGACGCGCAGGGGCCCTGGGCCGAGTGCATCAGCCGCTACCCCGTGGACATCCCGGACGTGCTCAAGCATTGA